In one Legionella clemsonensis genomic region, the following are encoded:
- a CDS encoding YihY family inner membrane protein — translation MTTLFKDWKTIALTKFHEAKRFVLFVVEHFIKDDCTYRASALAFTSLLAVVPLMSVGLALLSSFPVFQNLSGPVQDFIFQNFVPATGKIIQDYLQQFSAQVSKLSIWGVAFLFVTALLVMVTIEKAMNKIWKTHTSRRGVAAFLLYWAILSLGPVLLGLSLAASSYVLSMPIIQTHQAPPFVLNSVPFFLSLVGFTFLYVVVPNCPVKLVDGLWGGVVAAILFESAKQAFAYYLTQYDTYQLLYGAFATVPIFFVWVYWVWVITLLGAEISYALSVHYKRRPGIPIDGFSHALLWLHQLWLAQKVGRGLSREALIYSSSQPFAVNVDDMINELMNAGLIHSTSTDELMLSRNLSQVSLYWLTQHLPYPLPTHEELEREASPQSTPWRQVLSKTDIELQKTLSFSLTELFSQAPPAESA, via the coding sequence ATGACTACTCTTTTCAAGGACTGGAAAACTATCGCTCTCACGAAATTTCATGAAGCCAAACGCTTTGTGTTATTTGTGGTTGAACATTTTATTAAAGACGATTGTACTTATAGAGCATCTGCTCTGGCATTTACCAGTCTACTTGCTGTAGTCCCTTTAATGAGTGTTGGTTTAGCACTGTTGTCCTCCTTTCCCGTGTTTCAAAATTTGTCAGGCCCTGTTCAAGATTTTATTTTTCAAAATTTTGTGCCGGCAACAGGTAAAATTATCCAGGATTACTTACAGCAATTTTCTGCCCAGGTTTCTAAATTATCGATATGGGGCGTTGCCTTTTTATTTGTAACGGCCTTGTTAGTCATGGTGACTATAGAAAAGGCCATGAATAAAATCTGGAAAACCCATACCTCCAGACGCGGTGTTGCTGCATTTTTGCTCTATTGGGCTATTTTATCCCTTGGTCCTGTGCTGCTTGGTTTAAGTCTGGCCGCGAGTTCTTATGTTTTATCCATGCCTATCATTCAAACACATCAAGCGCCACCATTTGTACTTAACAGTGTCCCTTTTTTCCTATCACTGGTTGGCTTTACCTTTTTGTATGTCGTGGTACCCAATTGTCCCGTTAAACTTGTAGATGGTCTTTGGGGTGGAGTGGTCGCGGCTATTTTATTTGAATCAGCCAAACAAGCCTTTGCCTATTATTTAACCCAATACGATACTTATCAATTGTTGTATGGAGCTTTTGCAACCGTTCCTATCTTTTTTGTTTGGGTTTACTGGGTATGGGTGATCACCCTTTTAGGTGCCGAAATCAGTTACGCACTGTCAGTTCATTATAAAAGACGTCCTGGAATTCCGATTGATGGCTTCTCTCATGCATTGCTTTGGTTACATCAACTTTGGCTTGCCCAAAAAGTAGGTCGTGGTTTAAGTCGTGAAGCATTGATTTATTCAAGCTCACAACCTTTCGCGGTCAATGTTGATGATATGATCAATGAATTAATGAATGCCGGGCTAATCCATAGCACTAGCACAGATGAGTTAATGCTTAGTCGCAACTTAAGTCAGGTTAGTCTTTACTGGCTAACCCAACATTTACCCTATCCGCTTCCTACTCATGAAGAGTTAGAAAGGGAGGCGTCACCTCAGTCCACGCCCTGGCGTCAGGTATTAAGCAAAACAGATATTGAGCTGCAGAAAACCCTTTCTTTTAGTTTGACTGAACTTTTTAGCCAAGCCCCCCCTGCAGAGTCGGCTTAA
- a CDS encoding GFA family protein: MNQYKGECLCGSCHYIITGEKPKAMYLCHCSRCRKETGTMHGATVFFNNAQLVWEKGQDNISYFKLEGTRKQRAFCNICGSPLPRQEENSHVALPAGTVDDDTFLEPTAHIYYASRSSWEDKTPALQRFDELPKMD, from the coding sequence ATGAATCAATATAAAGGTGAATGTTTATGCGGTTCTTGCCACTATATCATCACAGGAGAAAAACCAAAAGCAATGTATTTATGCCATTGCAGCCGATGTAGAAAAGAAACTGGTACAATGCATGGGGCCACTGTTTTCTTTAATAATGCTCAATTAGTGTGGGAAAAGGGTCAAGATAATATTAGCTATTTCAAATTAGAAGGGACAAGAAAGCAACGAGCATTCTGCAATATTTGTGGTAGCCCACTTCCTAGGCAGGAGGAAAATTCTCATGTGGCTTTACCAGCAGGGACGGTAGATGATGATACCTTCCTCGAACCAACGGCTCACATTTATTATGCCAGCCGCTCATCTTGGGAGGACAAAACACCCGCTTTGCAACGATTTGATGAACTGCCAAAGATGGATTGA
- the rpmE gene encoding 50S ribosomal protein L31, with translation MKTSIHPEYKAITVTCSCGHAFETRSTLAQDLSIEVCANCHPFYTGKQKLVDTGGRVQKFRDRYNLKKDKVK, from the coding sequence ATGAAAACGTCTATTCATCCCGAGTACAAAGCGATTACTGTGACTTGCAGTTGTGGCCATGCCTTTGAAACTCGCTCAACTTTGGCTCAAGACTTAAGCATTGAGGTCTGCGCAAACTGCCATCCATTTTATACTGGGAAACAAAAATTGGTAGATACTGGTGGTCGAGTTCAAAAATTTCGTGATCGTTATAATCTTAAAAAAGATAAGGTGAAGTAA
- a CDS encoding MFS transporter, with protein MKELILYSKNERQYMFMAWTICALGAVYYSYEYFLRISPSVMEHALRDHFNLSATGFGLLSAFYYYAYVPLQLPVGVLLDRYGPRLLITLACLICVIGTFIFAGTNVFWIAATGRFLVGFGSAFAFVGVLKLATIWLPEDKLAMVSGMAAALGTIGAMIGDNLLGSLVLKIGWRETVNLTAFFGIGLAFILWLGIRDKKSHQRRSGTVDTFKKNMIDLGLIAKNKQIWINGLFGCLVYLPTTVFAELWGIPYLRHAHNLTQESADFANSLLFLGFTIGAPLMGYISDKLKRRKPPMLLGATGAGIIMMIILYLPGLTSTQINLLMFVLGLLYSAQCIIFAVGRELSPSEAAGTAMAMTNMIVMLGAMLLQPLVGHLLDLSLSSHLANIPLQDIPVDKLQQLYTADDYQFALSIIPIGIIIAAILTFFLKETYANADN; from the coding sequence ATGAAGGAGCTCATTTTGTATAGTAAGAATGAAAGACAATATATGTTTATGGCCTGGACAATTTGTGCTCTGGGTGCCGTATATTATAGTTATGAATATTTTTTGCGCATTTCTCCCAGCGTAATGGAGCATGCACTACGTGATCATTTTAACTTATCAGCGACTGGCTTTGGTTTGCTCTCGGCATTTTACTACTATGCCTATGTTCCCTTACAATTACCGGTTGGTGTTCTTTTAGATCGCTACGGCCCCAGACTTTTAATCACACTGGCGTGCCTTATTTGTGTTATTGGTACATTTATTTTTGCAGGCACTAACGTTTTTTGGATAGCTGCAACAGGACGATTTTTGGTTGGTTTTGGTTCTGCCTTTGCTTTCGTAGGTGTCTTAAAATTAGCTACTATTTGGTTGCCTGAGGATAAATTAGCTATGGTATCAGGTATGGCTGCAGCCCTGGGTACTATTGGAGCTATGATTGGCGATAATTTATTGGGCAGTTTGGTTTTAAAAATTGGCTGGCGGGAAACGGTCAATTTAACTGCCTTTTTTGGAATCGGTTTAGCTTTTATATTGTGGCTTGGAATTAGAGATAAGAAAAGCCATCAACGTAGAAGTGGTACAGTCGATACTTTTAAAAAAAATATGATCGATCTCGGACTTATTGCTAAAAACAAACAAATTTGGATAAATGGCTTGTTTGGCTGCCTGGTGTATTTACCGACTACAGTGTTTGCAGAATTATGGGGTATCCCTTATTTAAGACATGCCCACAATCTAACGCAAGAGTCTGCTGATTTTGCGAATTCTTTATTGTTTTTGGGCTTTACCATTGGTGCACCTTTAATGGGTTATATCTCTGATAAACTTAAGCGTCGTAAGCCACCTATGCTATTGGGAGCCACCGGAGCAGGCATTATAATGATGATTATTCTTTATTTGCCTGGATTAACTTCAACGCAAATTAACCTGTTAATGTTTGTTTTGGGGCTGCTTTATAGTGCTCAATGCATTATTTTTGCAGTTGGTCGCGAACTGAGTCCAAGTGAAGCTGCTGGTACTGCTATGGCGATGACGAATATGATCGTCATGCTTGGAGCCATGCTTTTACAACCTTTGGTAGGACATTTGCTGGACTTAAGCTTATCAAGCCATTTAGCCAATATTCCTTTGCAGGATATTCCAGTTGATAAACTACAGCAATTGTATACAGCAGATGACTATCAGTTTGCGTTGTCAATTATTCCTATAGGCATCATTATCGCTGCTATATTAACTTTTTTCCTTAAAGAAACTTATGCTAATGCAGATAACTAA
- a CDS encoding malic enzyme-like NAD(P)-binding protein: MDKEVLKERALTYHEFPVPGKLAVHVTKSTNSQDDLSLAYTPGVAAPVLAIAENSENVFRYTAKGNLVAVMTNGTAVLGLGDVGPLASKPVMEGKAVLFKRFADIDVFDIEVDAEDSQAFIATAKRIAPTFGGINLEDIKAPECFEIEQALIEQLNIPVFHDDQHGTAIVVAAGLLNALELQQKDLSEVNIVCIGAGAAGIASMRLLVALGADKEKMLLLDSKGVIHSGREDLNPYKFAFARKTERRTLADALQDADVFIGVAKPDLLNAELLQLMAPKPVIFALSNPDPEIRPEIAHKVRDDLIIATGRSDFPNQVNNVLCFPYIFRGALDVRATCINQSMQIAAVEAIRQLVQEPVPQIVKDNYPGVTNWEFGPHYIIPKPIDPRLKERVALAVAKAAITSGVSRAVPPID; this comes from the coding sequence TTGGATAAAGAGGTATTAAAAGAACGGGCGTTGACATACCATGAGTTTCCTGTACCAGGGAAATTGGCTGTTCACGTTACTAAATCAACTAACTCGCAAGATGATTTATCGCTTGCTTATACACCAGGTGTGGCAGCGCCTGTGCTTGCTATTGCCGAAAACTCTGAAAATGTATTTCGCTATACAGCGAAAGGAAATTTGGTAGCTGTCATGACCAATGGAACAGCCGTGCTCGGTCTTGGTGACGTGGGGCCTTTAGCCAGTAAACCAGTCATGGAAGGTAAAGCTGTATTATTTAAACGTTTTGCAGATATCGATGTTTTTGATATAGAAGTTGATGCAGAAGATTCTCAGGCTTTCATCGCAACAGCAAAGCGAATAGCCCCTACTTTTGGCGGTATTAATCTTGAAGACATAAAAGCGCCTGAATGTTTTGAGATAGAGCAAGCTTTAATCGAACAGTTAAATATTCCAGTTTTTCACGATGATCAACACGGGACAGCCATTGTTGTTGCAGCTGGATTGCTTAATGCACTCGAATTGCAACAAAAAGATCTTTCCGAAGTAAATATTGTTTGTATTGGCGCCGGTGCGGCAGGCATTGCTTCCATGCGTCTACTCGTTGCTTTAGGTGCTGATAAAGAAAAAATGCTACTTCTAGACAGTAAGGGTGTCATTCATTCAGGACGCGAAGATTTAAATCCTTACAAATTTGCCTTTGCTCGCAAAACCGAGCGACGAACACTTGCCGATGCGCTACAAGATGCTGATGTATTTATTGGTGTTGCCAAACCTGATCTGCTCAATGCAGAGCTATTACAACTCATGGCGCCCAAGCCAGTAATTTTTGCATTATCCAACCCCGATCCGGAAATACGGCCAGAAATTGCTCACAAAGTGCGCGACGACTTAATTATTGCAACAGGACGCAGCGATTTTCCCAATCAGGTGAATAATGTACTTTGTTTTCCCTATATCTTTCGCGGAGCGCTGGATGTTCGTGCAACGTGCATCAACCAATCAATGCAGATTGCTGCTGTTGAAGCGATTCGTCAACTGGTGCAAGAACCAGTACCTCAAATCGTTAAGGACAATTATCCTGGTGTAACCAACTGGGAATTTGGCCCCCATTATATTATCCCCAAACCCATAGACCCTCGCCTGAAGGAGAGGGTAGCACTTGCTGTTGCCAAAGCGGCAATAACAAGTGGTGTCAGCCGGGCTGTTCCTCCCATCGATTAA
- a CDS encoding carbonic anhydrase: MYKMIASGIFALLTCSFAFTSYAETAEEVLTMGKTTSAAMQQSMTPKQALQRLKEGNQRFLSNTKLSRDYLTQAKRSSYGQFPWAVVLNCMDSRSVPELLFDQGLADLFILRVAGNVLNDDILGSLEFATKAAGSRLIVVLGHTSCGAVAGACKDVNLGHLDHVLDKIKPVIAPTEKETGISDCAKPELIDAIAKNNALNVARQIREQSPIIRNLLDKGQIGIVAGVHDLRTGKVTFFEEERLIPSTQKNQSQPTSNR, encoded by the coding sequence ATGTATAAAATGATTGCCAGTGGCATATTCGCGTTATTAACTTGCTCCTTTGCTTTTACAAGTTATGCAGAAACGGCCGAAGAGGTCTTAACCATGGGTAAAACAACCTCGGCTGCAATGCAACAATCAATGACCCCTAAACAAGCCCTGCAACGTTTGAAAGAGGGGAATCAACGTTTTTTAAGTAATACCAAATTAAGCCGTGATTATCTCACACAGGCGAAACGTTCTTCTTATGGACAGTTTCCCTGGGCAGTGGTGTTAAATTGCATGGATTCACGCTCTGTGCCTGAGTTATTGTTTGACCAGGGACTTGCTGATCTGTTTATCCTGCGGGTCGCCGGAAATGTTTTAAATGACGACATTTTGGGAAGTCTGGAGTTTGCAACAAAAGCAGCAGGCTCGCGTTTAATTGTAGTGCTGGGGCATACTTCTTGTGGTGCTGTAGCTGGAGCGTGTAAAGATGTAAATTTGGGGCATCTGGATCATGTGCTTGATAAAATAAAACCTGTTATAGCTCCTACAGAAAAAGAGACAGGCATTAGTGATTGTGCAAAACCAGAGTTAATTGACGCTATTGCTAAAAATAATGCATTAAATGTTGCGCGCCAAATTCGGGAACAAAGCCCTATTATTCGTAATCTGCTCGATAAGGGACAAATTGGTATTGTGGCTGGTGTTCATGATTTAAGAACAGGAAAGGTAACCTTTTTCGAGGAGGAGCGATTGATACCTTCTACACAGAAAAATCAAAGTCAACCTACTTCGAATAGGTAA
- a CDS encoding ArsC/Spx/MgsR family protein — MLTLYHNPRCSKSRACLQLLQEASIPITVVDYTRQGLSYELLERFADKLSLDTIIRKNEAIYKELNLSAEDKGTVLRAVINHPQLLQRPIAVLGEKIVLARPPEKIWELVHE; from the coding sequence ATGTTGACTCTCTATCATAACCCACGTTGCTCCAAATCACGTGCTTGCTTGCAATTATTGCAAGAAGCATCTATTCCTATAACCGTGGTAGATTATACGCGTCAAGGTTTGTCCTACGAACTCTTGGAACGGTTTGCGGATAAATTAAGTCTGGATACTATAATTCGAAAAAATGAGGCTATCTATAAAGAATTAAATTTATCTGCGGAGGATAAAGGGACAGTTTTGCGTGCGGTGATAAACCATCCACAGCTTTTGCAAAGACCCATTGCTGTTTTAGGTGAAAAAATTGTTCTTGCACGTCCTCCTGAAAAAATATGGGAGCTTGTCCATGAGTAA
- the xth gene encoding exodeoxyribonuclease III → MLKIASWNVNSIKIRLEQVLNWLQSTDIHVLAMQETKLVDELFPVNIFTELGYHVAFTGQKSYNGVALVSQHPLSDIVKELPDFEDTQRRVLAATIGDIRFVNLYVPNGSDLASEKYSYKLAWLEKTKAFIKQQLTLYPKLVVLGDFNIAPEDKDVHDPLEWQNCVMVSPAERQAFADLLALGLTDTFRNFPQEEQSFTWWDYRAGAFRRNRGLRIDHILLSAELNCLCTSSKIDKIPRKWERPSDHAPIWVEISD, encoded by the coding sequence ATGCTTAAGATCGCAAGCTGGAATGTTAATTCTATTAAAATACGCCTTGAGCAGGTATTAAATTGGTTGCAGTCGACCGATATTCATGTTTTAGCGATGCAGGAAACAAAGCTTGTTGATGAGCTTTTTCCCGTCAATATATTTACTGAGTTAGGTTATCATGTGGCTTTTACAGGCCAGAAAAGTTATAACGGCGTCGCACTCGTTAGTCAGCATCCTCTTTCAGATATTGTTAAAGAGCTTCCTGATTTTGAGGATACTCAGCGACGTGTATTAGCTGCAACTATCGGTGATATACGCTTTGTTAATCTTTATGTCCCCAATGGTTCAGATTTGGCCTCTGAAAAATATTCCTATAAGCTCGCCTGGTTGGAAAAAACAAAAGCCTTTATTAAACAACAATTAACTTTATATCCCAAACTGGTGGTTCTGGGAGATTTTAATATTGCGCCCGAGGACAAAGACGTGCATGATCCATTAGAATGGCAGAATTGCGTCATGGTAAGTCCAGCAGAAAGACAAGCTTTTGCTGATTTACTTGCTTTAGGTTTAACGGATACTTTTCGCAATTTTCCCCAGGAAGAGCAGTCTTTTACTTGGTGGGACTATCGAGCAGGTGCCTTCAGGCGTAATCGAGGTTTACGCATTGATCATATTTTATTAAGTGCCGAATTAAACTGTTTATGCACCTCCTCAAAAATAGATAAGATCCCTCGTAAATGGGAACGACCGTCTGATCATGCACCTATTTGGGTTGAAATTTCAGATTAG
- a CDS encoding nuclear transport factor 2 family protein has translation MNTIPNLLFKFANSFDIKDWAGLESTLMDHIECDYQDFRGKTGTYTKSEYVNSRKETLGHLKTQHLFSNLEIKSEEKCSYCRVNAIIYRRDREGKKFDSHVIYNFELSKSSKDEWKIQKIKQIVLWNEGDSTVYKGMK, from the coding sequence ATGAACACTATCCCTAATCTATTATTTAAATTTGCAAATAGCTTTGATATCAAAGATTGGGCGGGATTAGAAAGTACATTAATGGATCACATTGAGTGTGACTATCAAGACTTTAGAGGAAAAACAGGTACTTATACTAAAAGTGAGTACGTTAATTCCAGAAAAGAAACATTAGGTCACTTAAAAACACAGCATCTATTTTCAAATTTAGAGATTAAGTCTGAAGAAAAATGCTCATATTGTAGAGTAAATGCGATTATTTATAGACGAGATAGAGAGGGCAAAAAATTTGATTCTCATGTCATTTATAATTTTGAATTGAGTAAATCATCAAAGGATGAATGGAAAATTCAGAAGATAAAACAGATTGTTTTATGGAACGAAGGCGACTCTACAGTATATAAAGGTATGAAATAA
- a CDS encoding MFS transporter, whose product MQITNISIGRRQALFGSLMCAVGAFFYCYEFVLRIIPGALQSELSAAFGHISATTFGQLSALYYFAYSPMQLPVGMLMDRYGPRRLLTFACFCCALGSWMFTITSSMFIAGCGRFLVGFGSSFAFVGVLSLAMHWLPRRYFSLVAGLITTLGMLGLVYGEVKITDIAVTVGWHHVLNLMVVIGAVLTFVTFFVVRDGPEGHSSHKYALPEFFANVWSVLTSPQVWLIGFVGACLYTSLSVFGELWGKSYLEQAHHLTKVEAARTVSAMFLGWAVGAPVAGYLSDRSGRRVLPLTIGAVLALVCISFVLYYPGLSYFWLNVLLFLYGAFSATEIIVFIMGKENSGAKLSGTVFAAVNMIVTLGGVVFQPLVGKLLDTFGDSGIVGGEHIYTVVDYQIALSILPISLLMVTILAFFMKDVKATH is encoded by the coding sequence ATGCAGATAACTAATATTTCCATCGGTAGAAGACAAGCTCTCTTCGGCAGTTTAATGTGTGCTGTAGGAGCTTTCTTCTACTGTTATGAATTTGTCTTAAGAATTATTCCTGGAGCTCTTCAGAGTGAATTGAGTGCAGCATTTGGTCATATTTCAGCAACGACGTTTGGCCAGCTTTCTGCTCTTTATTATTTCGCCTATTCACCCATGCAGTTACCAGTAGGAATGCTTATGGATCGTTATGGGCCTCGTCGCCTGTTAACATTCGCCTGCTTTTGTTGTGCTTTGGGTTCCTGGATGTTTACCATCACTTCCTCCATGTTTATTGCTGGTTGCGGACGCTTCTTGGTAGGCTTTGGTTCATCTTTTGCCTTTGTAGGCGTGTTATCTCTAGCAATGCATTGGCTACCTAGACGATATTTTTCATTAGTAGCAGGATTAATAACGACTTTAGGAATGTTAGGGCTTGTTTACGGTGAAGTAAAGATTACCGATATAGCGGTTACCGTGGGGTGGCATCATGTACTAAATCTTATGGTAGTGATTGGCGCTGTATTAACGTTTGTGACTTTCTTTGTTGTTCGTGATGGACCTGAAGGCCACTCTTCTCATAAGTATGCTTTACCGGAATTTTTTGCAAATGTCTGGTCGGTTTTAACTTCACCTCAAGTATGGCTCATTGGTTTTGTAGGTGCTTGCCTATATACCTCTCTTTCAGTTTTTGGAGAATTATGGGGTAAAAGTTATTTAGAGCAGGCACACCATTTAACAAAAGTTGAAGCAGCAAGAACCGTCTCAGCCATGTTTTTAGGTTGGGCCGTGGGTGCACCAGTAGCGGGATATTTATCTGACCGTAGTGGTCGTCGCGTTCTTCCTTTAACCATTGGGGCCGTTTTAGCTTTGGTTTGTATAAGTTTCGTTCTTTATTACCCAGGCCTATCTTATTTTTGGTTAAATGTTCTTCTGTTTTTATACGGCGCATTCAGTGCAACAGAAATCATTGTCTTTATCATGGGTAAAGAAAACAGTGGGGCAAAATTGTCCGGAACAGTTTTCGCTGCAGTTAACATGATAGTTACCTTGGGTGGCGTGGTATTCCAACCTCTCGTCGGCAAACTTCTAGATACCTTTGGGGATAGTGGTATTGTGGGTGGCGAACATATTTATACGGTTGTGGATTACCAAATTGCTCTATCAATTTTACCCATCTCGTTACTTATGGTGACTATTCTTGCTTTCTTTATGAAGGATGTTAAAGCAACGCATTAA
- the wrbA gene encoding NAD(P)H:quinone oxidoreductase: MSKPYVLVLYYSRHGATAQLAQYIARGVESVAGIEARLRTVPPVSPTCEAVDKTIPDTGALYATLDDLRDCHGLALGSPTRFGNMASPLKYFLDTTTPLWLAGDLVDKPACVFSSTASMHGGQETTLVSMMLPLLHHGMMIIGLPYTEPALNETQTGGTPYGVTHVAGALSNNPLSQDEISLAKCLGKRLAKISLQTAL, from the coding sequence ATGAGTAAGCCTTATGTTCTTGTTCTTTATTATTCCCGTCATGGAGCTACTGCTCAACTTGCCCAATACATTGCTCGCGGTGTAGAAAGTGTTGCAGGGATAGAAGCACGATTACGTACGGTTCCGCCTGTCTCTCCCACCTGTGAAGCGGTGGATAAAACTATTCCTGATACAGGGGCTCTTTATGCAACGTTAGATGATTTGCGTGATTGCCATGGGTTAGCACTTGGCAGCCCTACCCGGTTTGGCAATATGGCATCACCATTAAAATATTTTTTAGATACAACAACACCATTATGGCTTGCTGGTGATTTAGTAGATAAGCCTGCTTGTGTGTTTTCTTCTACTGCCTCTATGCATGGTGGTCAGGAAACGACGCTAGTAAGTATGATGCTACCCTTACTGCACCATGGCATGATGATAATTGGCTTGCCTTATACAGAGCCTGCTCTTAATGAAACACAAACAGGTGGCACACCTTATGGCGTAACTCATGTAGCTGGCGCTTTAAGTAATAATCCTTTGAGTCAGGATGAGATTTCCCTGGCCAAGTGTTTAGGAAAAAGACTGGCCAAAATTAGCCTTCAGACTGCTTTATAA
- a CDS encoding exodeoxyribonuclease III codes for MKVITFNANGIRSAARNGFYDWLAEQEVDFVCIQETKAQMNNIADELFYPENYFCEYYDAQKKGYSGVAIYARHKPLKVIKGLGFDYCDNEGRYLQFDYPKLSVVSLYLPSGTSGEVRQAVKFDFLERFAKHLLSLKNEGRELILCGDYNIAHKKIDLKNWRGNQKNSGFLPEERAWMDQLFGPMGFIDAFRIVNQEEGQYTWWSYRSPTAREKNVGWRIDYQVITPGLMNHVVQATIHQDTRWSDHAPLMIEYAGEWYA; via the coding sequence GTGAAAGTAATTACTTTTAATGCAAATGGTATTCGCTCTGCAGCGCGCAACGGGTTTTATGATTGGTTGGCTGAGCAAGAGGTTGATTTTGTTTGTATTCAGGAAACAAAAGCCCAAATGAACAATATTGCTGATGAACTTTTTTATCCAGAGAATTATTTTTGTGAATATTACGATGCCCAAAAGAAAGGATACAGTGGCGTTGCAATATACGCGCGTCACAAACCTTTAAAAGTGATAAAAGGGCTAGGTTTTGATTATTGTGATAATGAAGGTCGCTATTTACAATTCGATTACCCAAAACTAAGTGTGGTTTCTCTGTATCTGCCTTCTGGTACGAGTGGTGAGGTTCGTCAAGCGGTTAAATTCGATTTTTTGGAACGTTTTGCCAAACATTTGCTAAGCTTGAAAAACGAGGGACGCGAATTAATCCTTTGTGGGGATTATAACATTGCCCATAAAAAAATTGATTTAAAAAATTGGCGCGGGAATCAAAAAAATTCAGGTTTTTTGCCTGAAGAAAGAGCTTGGATGGATCAGCTCTTTGGTCCTATGGGTTTCATTGATGCCTTTCGCATTGTGAATCAGGAAGAGGGGCAATATACATGGTGGTCCTATCGTAGCCCTACTGCCAGAGAAAAAAACGTTGGTTGGAGAATTGATTATCAAGTAATAACGCCGGGATTAATGAATCATGTGGTACAAGCGACGATACATCAGGATACTCGTTGGTCTGATCATGCGCCATTAATGATTGAATATGCAGGGGAGTGGTATGCTTAA